Proteins co-encoded in one Natronorubrum daqingense genomic window:
- a CDS encoding potassium channel family protein, which yields MYIVIIGAGSIGSNLIDLAVRDGNDVVVVERDETRANDVASRYDCLVLNADATNHATLRDADIERADAVISTTNVDAVNIMVMLLAQEHDVPNLVSVVHDTENLPVFEKIGVTLIENPQRLIADYLYHSVRYPGVSDFIDLDDETELVELTVTPDAPMDGHLLETANEDGTLPAGCLVVALKRDGEIRAPRGDTTIRARDDVTVFTDDATLADAVGAFTGDRQ from the coding sequence ATGTACATCGTTATCATCGGCGCAGGAAGTATCGGCTCGAATCTGATCGATCTCGCGGTGCGTGACGGCAACGACGTCGTGGTCGTCGAACGCGACGAGACGCGCGCGAACGATGTCGCTTCTCGGTACGATTGCCTCGTGCTCAACGCCGACGCGACGAACCACGCCACACTCAGAGACGCCGACATCGAGCGTGCGGACGCCGTTATATCGACGACGAACGTCGACGCGGTCAACATCATGGTGATGTTGCTCGCCCAAGAACACGACGTGCCGAACCTCGTCAGCGTGGTTCACGACACCGAGAATCTGCCCGTTTTCGAAAAAATCGGCGTCACACTCATCGAAAATCCACAGCGGTTGATCGCCGACTACCTCTATCACTCGGTCAGGTATCCCGGCGTCAGCGACTTCATCGACCTCGACGACGAGACGGAACTGGTCGAGTTAACCGTCACGCCGGACGCGCCGATGGACGGACACCTCCTCGAGACGGCTAACGAAGACGGCACCCTCCCCGCGGGTTGTCTCGTGGTCGCGCTCAAACGCGACGGTGAAATTCGCGCGCCCCGTGGGGACACGACGATACGAGCGAGAGACGACGTCACGGTGTTTACCGACGACGCGACGTTAGCCGACGCGGTTGGGGCGTTTACGGGCGACCGACAATGA
- a CDS encoding NOP5/NOP56 family protein, whose amino-acid sequence MTDTFAADDGWFANVDAEDTAAAATAIREGRADEPRDWPTLALEAGFVDDENAYYDALHEASMAATRGAVTEREGADDRQLVHAVRTMDDCTRTANELAERLAEWAGTVDPDAGTGIDYARELATRDPASEHPPQPLVSLAERAVGLADEAEALREYVERQMPTVAPNLAALAGPVLGARLISLAGGLENLAKKPSGTVQVLGAEDALFAHLRGHAPSPKHGIIYTHDAVRQTHPDERGSAARALAGKLSIAARVDHYSGERKPDLEAELAERIETIQARTDDAGSSDSDEPEGDDE is encoded by the coding sequence ATGACCGATACGTTCGCCGCGGACGATGGATGGTTCGCGAACGTCGACGCGGAGGACACAGCGGCCGCCGCAACGGCGATTCGCGAGGGGCGTGCCGACGAGCCTCGAGACTGGCCGACGCTCGCGCTCGAGGCCGGGTTCGTCGACGACGAGAACGCCTACTACGACGCGCTCCACGAGGCCTCGATGGCGGCGACTCGAGGGGCCGTGACCGAGCGCGAGGGGGCCGACGACCGCCAGTTGGTCCACGCAGTGCGCACGATGGACGACTGTACGCGGACGGCGAACGAACTCGCCGAACGCCTCGCCGAGTGGGCTGGGACGGTCGATCCCGACGCCGGAACGGGAATCGATTACGCCCGCGAACTCGCGACTCGAGACCCAGCGAGCGAGCACCCACCGCAGCCACTCGTCTCGCTCGCCGAGCGCGCGGTGGGTCTGGCCGACGAGGCCGAGGCGTTGCGGGAGTACGTCGAGCGACAGATGCCGACAGTCGCACCGAACCTCGCGGCGCTCGCCGGCCCCGTCCTCGGTGCGCGGCTGATCTCGCTAGCCGGGGGACTCGAGAACCTCGCGAAGAAGCCGAGCGGAACGGTACAGGTGCTCGGTGCCGAGGACGCGCTGTTCGCTCACCTCCGTGGGCACGCACCCTCGCCAAAACACGGGATCATCTACACACACGACGCGGTGCGACAGACCCATCCCGACGAGCGGGGCTCGGCGGCGAGAGCCCTCGCCGGGAAACTCTCTATCGCCGCCCGCGTCGATCACTATTCCGGTGAGCGAAAGCCCGACCTCGAGGCCGAACTCGCGGAGCGAATCGAAACGATTCAGGCGCGAACCGACGACGCTGGTTCGAGCGATAGCGACGAACCGGAGGGTGACGATGAGTGA
- a CDS encoding Lrp/AsnC family transcriptional regulator, with translation MSIRLDDVNKRIIHALMGDARNTSAPMIADEVGVSPATIRNRINQLEDAGVIRGYHANVDFDAADEMLTTLYVVSVPIEERARLAQQARTITGVINVREFMAGEANLHVLAVGDTVNALNDIARELTSLGAEITDEKLVQTEQFQSYHPFGPTETHQQFSDYISLAGGNEVVELTVDDDAPIAGMTLEEAGDAELLEDGVLVVSIERDDTVLTPQGESSIRAGDILTVLSRGGFSDATFDVFETETS, from the coding sequence ATGAGCATCCGTCTCGACGACGTAAACAAACGCATTATCCACGCACTGATGGGGGACGCCCGAAACACGTCCGCGCCCATGATCGCCGACGAAGTCGGCGTTTCTCCCGCAACGATCCGGAATCGAATCAACCAGTTGGAAGACGCGGGCGTCATTCGCGGCTATCATGCGAACGTGGATTTCGACGCCGCCGACGAGATGCTCACGACGCTGTACGTCGTTTCGGTCCCGATCGAAGAGCGTGCCCGACTCGCCCAGCAGGCACGGACGATCACAGGGGTAATCAACGTTCGAGAGTTCATGGCCGGCGAAGCGAACCTGCATGTACTCGCCGTCGGCGACACGGTAAACGCACTCAACGATATCGCACGTGAGTTGACGTCGCTCGGGGCTGAAATCACCGACGAAAAACTCGTTCAGACGGAGCAATTCCAGTCATACCATCCGTTTGGACCGACCGAAACCCACCAGCAGTTCTCGGACTACATCAGCCTCGCCGGCGGCAACGAAGTCGTCGAGCTTACCGTCGACGACGATGCCCCCATCGCCGGCATGACTCTCGAGGAAGCAGGAGATGCCGAATTACTCGAAGACGGGGTCCTCGTCGTCTCCATTGAACGTGATGATACGGTACTGACTCCACAGGGTGAGAGTTCGATCCGCGCCGGCGACATCTTGACGGTACTCTCTCGAGGCGGCTTCTCGGATGCGACGTTCGACGTTTTTGAAACAGAAACTAGCTAA
- a CDS encoding fibrillarin-like rRNA/tRNA 2'-O-methyltransferase, with protein MSDALPAGVEHREIDGTERLATRGEPVYGEPRDGEWRAWNPNRSKLGAMLELEMDTSLAGEETVLYLGAASGTTVSHVADFSGPTYAVEFAPRPARDLLEAAESRPRLFPLLADARKPETYAHVVESNVDMLVQDVATRGQARVACENARFLADDGRLLLAVKARSEDVTREPSDVFADVREELESAYDVLETRRLDDYHTDHLGIVARPR; from the coding sequence ATGAGTGACGCGCTCCCGGCGGGCGTCGAGCACCGCGAAATCGACGGGACGGAACGCCTCGCGACTCGCGGAGAGCCGGTCTACGGCGAACCGAGGGACGGCGAGTGGCGAGCCTGGAACCCGAATCGATCGAAACTGGGGGCGATGCTCGAGTTGGAGATGGACACCTCCCTCGCGGGTGAAGAAACTGTCCTCTATCTCGGCGCGGCGAGCGGGACGACGGTCAGCCACGTCGCCGATTTTTCCGGGCCGACGTACGCCGTCGAGTTCGCGCCTCGGCCGGCCAGAGACTTGCTCGAGGCCGCGGAGTCCCGCCCGCGGCTCTTCCCGTTGCTCGCGGACGCCAGAAAACCGGAGACGTACGCCCACGTCGTCGAATCGAACGTCGACATGCTCGTTCAGGACGTCGCGACGCGCGGGCAGGCCCGCGTCGCCTGCGAGAACGCCCGATTCCTGGCAGACGACGGCCGACTCTTACTCGCCGTGAAGGCCCGAAGCGAGGACGTGACGCGAGAGCCGAGCGACGTGTTCGCTGACGTTCGCGAGGAACTCGAGTCGGCGTACGACGTGCTCGAGACGCGCCGACTCGACGACTATCACACGGATCACCTCGGTATCGTCGCTCGGCCGCGATAG
- a CDS encoding glutamate--cysteine ligase, whose amino-acid sequence MERGSRESFTRMGTLGIEEECFVVDDDGRPTSGTDELVYEHDPPEILDDRLDHELFKFVIETQTPLIEEPSDARESLLEIRRALVDHANEHGFQIAAAGLHPLAKWRELEHAEKPRYQSQLDRIQYPQHRNTTAGVHVHVGVDDADKAVWIANELRWYVPIMLALSANSPYWNGFDTGLQSARAKIFEALPNTGMPTYFEDYEAFDQFERRMLETNAIEDRGELWYDVRPHTAHGTVELRTPDGQADPDIVMAFVEYAHALVEALAAEYEDGAPGYGREHRRELLDENKWRAIRHGQDASFITRDLEGTVDLGEVVDRECERLGIEGIKRVYERESGAERQRRLREEDGPDALCQSLLLGTE is encoded by the coding sequence ATGGAACGCGGGTCCCGGGAATCGTTTACGCGCATGGGCACGCTGGGGATCGAAGAGGAGTGTTTCGTCGTCGACGACGACGGCCGCCCTACGAGTGGCACCGACGAACTCGTCTACGAACACGACCCGCCGGAGATCCTCGACGACCGCCTCGACCACGAGCTGTTCAAGTTCGTCATCGAGACGCAGACGCCGCTGATCGAGGAACCGAGCGACGCCCGAGAGTCGCTGCTCGAGATCCGACGCGCGCTGGTCGACCACGCGAACGAACACGGCTTCCAGATCGCCGCCGCCGGCTTACATCCCCTCGCGAAGTGGCGCGAACTCGAGCACGCCGAAAAGCCCCGCTACCAATCGCAACTCGACCGAATCCAGTATCCACAACACCGGAATACGACCGCCGGCGTCCACGTCCACGTCGGCGTCGACGACGCGGACAAAGCGGTCTGGATCGCGAACGAACTGCGCTGGTACGTGCCGATCATGCTCGCGCTTTCGGCAAACTCGCCGTACTGGAACGGATTCGACACCGGCCTCCAGTCCGCGCGCGCCAAGATTTTCGAGGCGCTGCCGAACACGGGCATGCCGACGTACTTCGAGGACTACGAGGCGTTCGACCAGTTCGAGCGACGGATGCTCGAGACGAACGCGATCGAGGACCGCGGCGAACTCTGGTACGACGTGCGCCCGCACACGGCCCACGGAACCGTCGAACTCCGCACGCCGGACGGACAGGCCGACCCGGATATCGTGATGGCGTTCGTCGAGTACGCCCACGCGCTCGTCGAGGCCCTCGCCGCGGAGTACGAGGACGGCGCGCCCGGCTACGGTCGCGAGCACCGCCGCGAACTCCTCGACGAAAACAAGTGGCGGGCGATTCGCCACGGCCAGGACGCCTCGTTTATCACTCGCGACCTCGAGGGAACGGTCGATCTGGGCGAGGTCGTCGACCGCGAGTGCGAACGTCTCGGTATCGAGGGGATCAAACGCGTCTACGAACGCGAAAGCGGTGCCGAGCGCCAGCGGCGACTTCGGGAGGAAGACGGCCCCGACGCCCTGTGTCAGTCGCTGCTTCTCGGGACCGAGTAA
- a CDS encoding TrkH family potassium uptake protein: MNVQYSTIGRDLGRILQVVSLMLLVSIPVAVVTGEFYAIPAFVASAVAMAGIGTALARRYRGARDMGKLEAMITAASAWGMVGVLGGLPFVLVAWTIALDPYPAWMNTPVGNETVAAFRDPLNAIFESVSGFTSTGLTMAAVEDDLPQSLHWWRSFTEWVGGVGVIVLTVAILARPGSGSLTLFESEARSEKIHPSIVSTVTEIWKIYLGLTVAAVALFLAVGMPLWGAINHAMTAIATGGFSIHADSIGHYGSPLIEYAVVPVMVAGSIAFPIHYLILKGELRNFYADIQTRWVFLWFATGSIALVGLLSVNGQYGSLEETFRTGLFQFVSATSNTGFGTTTIGDGTEQVWTAGATLLICLGMLTGAAAGSTVGGLKLIRTITLIKGTIWQVKNVFSPETAVRRLRLGKRTLDRNQIRREYTEAAVVFVLWIVFLVVGVAVLLWVLSPTHPLEYVIFDVMSAQSNVGLDAGITGPEMPDAAKVMLLFNMWIGRLEIIPITVLLGALFRSASLYR, encoded by the coding sequence ATGAACGTCCAGTACTCGACCATCGGGAGGGACCTCGGTCGCATCCTTCAGGTAGTCTCGCTTATGCTACTCGTCTCGATCCCTGTCGCCGTGGTTACTGGCGAGTTCTACGCAATTCCCGCGTTTGTCGCGTCTGCGGTCGCGATGGCTGGCATCGGAACGGCACTCGCACGACGGTACCGAGGGGCACGCGACATGGGTAAACTCGAGGCGATGATCACTGCCGCCTCGGCGTGGGGGATGGTCGGCGTTCTCGGCGGACTCCCGTTCGTCCTCGTCGCGTGGACCATCGCGCTGGATCCGTATCCAGCCTGGATGAACACGCCGGTAGGGAACGAAACCGTCGCCGCCTTCCGCGATCCGTTGAACGCGATCTTCGAGAGCGTCAGCGGCTTTACGAGCACCGGATTGACGATGGCCGCCGTCGAAGACGACCTCCCGCAGTCGCTTCACTGGTGGCGTTCGTTCACCGAGTGGGTCGGGGGTGTCGGCGTTATCGTCCTCACCGTCGCCATCCTCGCACGACCCGGAAGCGGTTCTCTCACGCTGTTCGAGAGCGAAGCACGATCGGAGAAGATACATCCGAGTATCGTCTCGACCGTCACGGAAATTTGGAAGATCTATCTTGGGCTGACGGTTGCAGCAGTCGCACTCTTCCTCGCGGTTGGCATGCCGCTCTGGGGTGCGATCAATCACGCGATGACCGCTATCGCGACGGGCGGGTTCTCGATCCACGCCGACTCGATCGGTCACTACGGGAGTCCGCTGATCGAGTACGCCGTCGTGCCGGTGATGGTCGCCGGTAGCATCGCGTTTCCGATTCACTACTTGATTCTCAAGGGCGAGTTGCGAAACTTCTACGCCGACATCCAGACCCGCTGGGTGTTCCTCTGGTTCGCCACTGGTTCGATCGCGCTGGTCGGTCTCCTCTCCGTCAACGGACAGTACGGCTCCCTCGAGGAGACGTTCCGGACCGGGCTGTTCCAGTTCGTCTCCGCAACGTCGAACACCGGATTCGGAACGACGACGATCGGCGACGGTACGGAGCAGGTCTGGACGGCCGGCGCGACGTTGTTGATCTGTCTGGGAATGCTGACTGGGGCGGCGGCCGGGTCGACGGTTGGCGGACTCAAACTCATCCGAACCATCACGCTCATCAAAGGCACGATCTGGCAAGTCAAAAACGTCTTTTCGCCCGAGACGGCGGTCCGTCGACTCAGGCTCGGAAAACGAACGCTCGATCGAAACCAGATCCGTCGTGAGTACACCGAGGCGGCCGTGGTGTTCGTCCTCTGGATCGTCTTTCTCGTCGTCGGCGTCGCTGTCTTGCTGTGGGTGCTATCGCCGACTCACCCGCTCGAGTACGTTATCTTCGACGTGATGAGCGCACAGAGCAACGTCGGACTCGACGCCGGAATCACTGGCCCGGAGATGCCCGACGCTGCCAAGGTGATGTTGCTTTTCAACATGTGGATCGGCCGTCTCGAGATTATCCCGATCACTGTGTTACTGGGGGCGCTCTTTCGTTCGGCCTCCCTCTACCGGTGA
- a CDS encoding long-chain-fatty-acid--CoA ligase — protein MSAHPTIGDTLEQTVDRHPNREAIVYPHKDQRWTYEEFDERVNRLANSFRESGVEKGDRVATVLQNGSEMALTVYACAKLGAVFTPLNFRLPPGEIEYIVNDAAADVVVFESSTRESVEGAKPALETVDSYVYIDDDVPEYASGFYDLLESGTAERPNATVEEDDVYAFIYTSGTTGRPKGVVHEHRSMVEHNLLCIAEMNLTRDDVGLSIMPLYHCAELHCNLFPRVHRGATSVIHHEFDPVAALEAIDEHDVSLLFAAPTAWNALSLTAADSPVDTSSLRLGLYGAAPMPEQVLENCREHLCDDYVQAYGMTEIGPAGVFQPPEDQHPKQGSAGLPGLNHQVRIVEPDADPDQTLEQGEIGEILIASPCVMREYWNRPEATDHSLREVDGTTWYYTGDLGYCDEDGYLFVVDRKDDMIVSGGENIYPAEVEDVLFAHDAVEEAAVLGEPDEEWGELVVAYVVADGVSADELDAAVLESDDLADFKRPRAYYFVDELPKNPSGKVQKFRLREDDDAVEPDAEITTT, from the coding sequence ATGTCTGCACATCCCACGATCGGCGACACGCTCGAGCAGACGGTTGATCGACACCCCAACCGGGAAGCGATCGTCTATCCGCACAAGGACCAGCGCTGGACCTACGAGGAGTTCGACGAGCGCGTGAATCGACTGGCGAACTCGTTTCGCGAGTCGGGCGTCGAGAAGGGCGACCGCGTCGCGACGGTACTCCAAAACGGGTCGGAGATGGCGCTCACCGTCTACGCGTGTGCGAAACTCGGTGCGGTCTTCACCCCGCTGAACTTCCGCTTGCCGCCGGGTGAGATCGAGTACATCGTGAACGACGCGGCGGCCGACGTCGTGGTGTTCGAATCGTCGACTCGAGAGTCCGTCGAAGGGGCGAAGCCGGCCCTCGAGACCGTCGACTCGTACGTCTACATCGACGACGACGTGCCGGAGTACGCCAGCGGGTTTTACGACCTCCTCGAGTCCGGCACGGCCGAGCGACCGAACGCCACCGTCGAGGAAGACGACGTGTACGCGTTCATCTACACCTCGGGAACGACTGGTCGGCCGAAAGGAGTGGTTCACGAACACCGAAGCATGGTCGAGCACAACCTGCTGTGTATCGCCGAGATGAACCTCACTCGCGACGACGTCGGGTTGTCGATCATGCCCCTCTATCACTGCGCCGAGTTACACTGCAACCTGTTCCCGCGCGTCCACCGGGGCGCGACGAGCGTCATCCACCACGAGTTCGACCCCGTCGCCGCGCTCGAGGCGATCGACGAACACGACGTGTCGCTCCTGTTCGCCGCACCGACGGCGTGGAACGCGTTGTCGCTCACCGCCGCGGACTCCCCCGTCGACACCTCCTCGCTCCGACTCGGCCTCTACGGCGCAGCACCGATGCCAGAACAGGTCCTCGAGAACTGCCGGGAGCACCTCTGTGACGATTACGTGCAGGCCTACGGTATGACCGAGATCGGGCCAGCAGGGGTCTTTCAGCCACCCGAGGATCAACACCCGAAACAGGGCTCTGCCGGCCTGCCCGGCCTCAACCATCAGGTTCGAATCGTCGAGCCGGATGCGGATCCGGATCAGACCCTCGAGCAAGGAGAAATCGGGGAGATTCTCATTGCCAGCCCCTGCGTGATGCGCGAGTACTGGAACCGCCCCGAGGCGACCGACCACTCGCTTCGGGAGGTCGACGGAACGACGTGGTACTACACGGGGGACCTCGGCTACTGCGACGAGGACGGCTACCTCTTCGTCGTCGACCGAAAGGACGACATGATCGTCTCCGGCGGCGAGAACATCTACCCCGCCGAGGTCGAAGACGTCCTGTTCGCCCACGACGCCGTCGAAGAAGCCGCCGTCCTCGGCGAACCCGACGAGGAGTGGGGCGAACTGGTCGTCGCCTACGTCGTCGCCGACGGCGTCAGCGCGGACGAACTCGACGCCGCGGTCCTCGAGAGCGACGACCTCGCCGACTTCAAGCGGCCGCGCGCGTACTACTTCGTCGACGAACTCCCCAAGAACCCGAGCGGGAAAGTCCAGAAGTTCAGGCTTCGCGAGGACGACGACGCCGTCGAACCGGACGCAGAGATCACGACCACCTGA
- the trkA gene encoding Trk system potassium transporter TrkA, translated as MYVLVVGAGEVGKMIASNLEDSHDVAMVDRDPDIVDDLTYTYDVLAIEGDGTDLEVLHEAGLEKADLVVACTDNDETNIVVCGTVKTDSDAFTIARVRNRTLLDTWQGSQGGFGVNFMVCTDLLVAQTIFRISGFPQAQDVEMFAGGLIRMAEFEIDAESPLVDQRVSEADEYDSMTFAGVFRGDEMIVARGETVFCAGDRIVVIGSPESVKAFALDAVSDTTSPTEDVVIVGGSEIGFQAAREFEAHGFEPRLIEREHDRAREIAEALPDTFVMENDATDREFLAREHIDEADIVVAALDSDEKNLLVSLLAQRVGVDRTVAIIENTQYTDLFETVGIDVAINPREETAEEIIRFTRTNQTEKIAMLEHDRAEVIEVELGEDSALTGRPIAESMDDLPDCVVIGAISRGGDLITPRGTTEPQPGDHVVLFVDATVLDEVSAVL; from the coding sequence ATGTACGTCCTCGTCGTCGGCGCGGGGGAGGTCGGGAAGATGATCGCCTCTAATCTCGAGGACTCACACGACGTCGCGATGGTCGATCGAGATCCCGACATCGTCGACGACCTCACCTACACCTACGACGTGCTCGCCATCGAGGGCGACGGCACGGACCTCGAGGTGCTTCACGAGGCGGGTCTCGAGAAGGCGGATCTCGTCGTCGCGTGCACGGACAACGACGAGACGAACATCGTCGTCTGTGGCACGGTCAAAACCGACAGCGACGCGTTCACGATCGCTCGAGTCAGGAATCGAACCTTGCTCGACACCTGGCAGGGGTCACAGGGTGGATTCGGGGTCAACTTCATGGTCTGTACCGATCTGCTGGTCGCACAGACGATCTTTCGAATTTCGGGGTTCCCGCAGGCTCAGGACGTCGAGATGTTCGCCGGCGGACTCATCCGGATGGCCGAGTTCGAAATCGACGCGGAGAGCCCCCTCGTCGACCAGCGCGTCAGCGAGGCCGACGAGTACGATTCGATGACGTTCGCCGGCGTCTTCAGGGGCGACGAGATGATCGTCGCCCGCGGGGAGACCGTTTTCTGTGCGGGTGATCGAATCGTCGTTATCGGGAGCCCCGAGTCCGTCAAAGCGTTCGCGTTGGACGCCGTCTCCGATACGACCTCACCAACCGAAGACGTCGTCATCGTCGGCGGCAGCGAGATCGGGTTTCAGGCCGCCCGCGAGTTCGAAGCCCACGGCTTCGAGCCGCGATTGATCGAACGAGAGCACGACCGCGCTCGCGAAATCGCGGAGGCGCTTCCAGACACGTTCGTCATGGAAAACGACGCGACGGACCGGGAGTTCCTGGCCCGCGAACACATCGACGAAGCCGACATCGTCGTCGCCGCACTCGACAGCGACGAGAAAAACCTGCTCGTCTCCTTGTTAGCTCAGCGCGTCGGCGTCGACCGAACGGTCGCGATCATCGAGAACACGCAGTACACCGACCTCTTCGAAACCGTCGGCATCGACGTCGCGATCAACCCTCGCGAGGAGACGGCCGAGGAGATCATCCGCTTTACGCGCACGAATCAAACCGAGAAGATCGCCATGCTCGAGCACGACCGCGCCGAGGTCATCGAGGTCGAACTCGGCGAGGACAGTGCCCTGACTGGACGACCGATCGCGGAATCGATGGACGACCTGCCCGATTGCGTCGTCATCGGCGCGATTTCTCGCGGTGGCGACCTCATCACCCCCCGCGGAACCACGGAGCCCCAACCCGGCGACCACGTCGTGCTCTTCGTCGACGCGACCGTGCTCGATGAAGTGTCCGCGGTGTTGTGA
- a CDS encoding universal stress protein, with protein MTSELLRKTVVPVANETDATTTCNELESVIEEHANVVTVVHVIEKTAGYMDKAPLEARQEQAERIFSIVEERFADGPRIRRELRYGTDVVDEILAAAADVDATAIGFVTRPRSRLRRLLFRSDAYRLITESERPLVVFSRRESDDDPKHT; from the coding sequence ATGACGAGCGAACTTCTGAGAAAGACTGTCGTCCCAGTCGCGAACGAAACCGACGCAACGACGACGTGCAACGAACTCGAGTCGGTCATCGAAGAGCACGCGAACGTCGTCACCGTCGTTCATGTCATCGAAAAGACGGCCGGGTACATGGACAAAGCACCCCTCGAGGCCCGCCAGGAACAGGCCGAGCGGATCTTTTCAATCGTCGAGGAGCGCTTCGCCGACGGACCACGAATACGACGCGAACTCCGATACGGAACCGACGTCGTCGACGAGATACTCGCTGCCGCGGCGGACGTCGATGCGACGGCCATCGGATTCGTGACCCGCCCTCGTAGTCGACTCCGACGACTGCTGTTTAGAAGCGACGCCTACCGCCTGATCACGGAAAGCGAGCGACCTCTCGTCGTCTTCTCGAGACGCGAGTCGGACGACGATCCGAAGCACACCTAA